A region of the Longimicrobium sp. genome:
CATCCGCTGCGCAGGGCTCAACCCGGGCGAAACGCGGTGTCGCCGGAGCGCACCGGGCACTTACGTTCCGCGCGCAGCGCCGGGGCTCGTCAGCTCGCTCCGGGTGCTCCGTCCGCTCGCGATCGTGAAGGCCCAGCCAGCGCCCGTGCCGCCTCGTTCATCCCGCCCGTCCCGGGCTCCACCTGGACCTCCCTGCACCTCTCATGCAAGCATCGACCGAGGGCCAGCGCGCCTCCATTTCCTTCGCCGGGTGGCGCCCGTTCGTACTGGTGCTGGGCGGATGGAGTACCGTGGGCGTGCTTTACCTGGTGCAACAGGCGCTCGCGACGGGGCTGAGCGGGCCCATGGTGTTCCGGCGGCTCCTGGGGCCCTACACCGCCGCCGTCCTGACCCCGGCGGTGGTGTACCTGGCGCGCCGGTTTCCACTGGGAACCGGCCGCACCGGCCGAAACCTGGCGATTCACGCAGCGGCCGGTGCCTCGATCAGCGTGGGCGCGCTCAGCATCATCTACCTGCTCGACGTGGCGGTGGGAGCCCTGGAACCGATTCCTCTCTCGCGGTGGCTGGCATCCACGTTTCACGAGGGACTCACGAACTACGTCGTAATCGTGGGCGCGGCACACCTGCTGGACGCCCGCCGGCTTTCCAGCGCGCACGCGGCGCGCGCTCACCAGGCGGAGTCGCTTCGCGAGGAGTGGGCTGCGCGGCTGCGGGCACGGTTCAGGGCGGCGCTGCGACGCGCCCGGAAGCGCCAGGCCAGGGCACTGGCGGCGCGGCCGTCGCCTGCCGGGCACCTGATGCTGAAGCTTGCGGACCGCGCCATCTTCGTGTCACCCGCCGAGGTACGCTGGATCCAGGCCGACGGCCATTACGTCCTCGTCCATACCACCGGGGGGCAGACGCACATGGTCCGTGAGACCCTGCGGGGCATGGAGGGGCGGCTGGGTCCCGCCGGGTTCGTTCGCATACACAGGTCTACGCTGGTGAACCTGGAGCAGGTGCGGGAACTGCGCCCCTGGTTCGCCGGCGACTCGCTCGTGCTGCTGCGCGACGGTACGGAGCTGCGAATGAGCAGGCGGTATGGAGAACGGCTGCACCGGGTGCTCGGCAGCGCCTGAAAGCCGCCGCTTGCGCCAGGCTCCAGGCCGCTCGCGCCGTTGCGGCCGCCGGTAGCGCCGCAGGCGTTGTTCGTCCGCGGTGCACACCGCGAAGTTTAGGGGCAGGGCCTTCGAAAATTTTCGGGGTCCCGTCCCGTCAACGACGCGCACCGGTACCAGAGATGCTCCGCTCTCCAGATTCCCGATCCCGTTCGATCGCCATCCTCGGGGCGGGTGCGCTCGCCGGTCTGATGGCATCCGCCGCCTGCGCCCCCGGAGCGGCCACTCGGCCCCGCTTCGCGCCCTCCTCCCCCACCGCGCTCGAGGCGGCTCTCGACTCGGTGATCATCGACGAGATGTCGCGATCGCACATCCCCGGCGCGGTCGTCGTCGTGGTGCGCGGCGGCGAGGTGTATCTCAGCAAGGGCTACGGGTACGCCGACCTGCGGGACAGCGTTCCCGTGGATCCTGAGCAAACGATTTTCCGCATCGGGTCCATCTCGAAGGTGTTCACGGCGACCGCGCTGGTGCAGCTGGCCGACCGCGGACGCCTTCGCCTGGACGAGGACGTGAACGCCTACCTGCCCGGATGGAAGGTCCCGGCGCCGCACGGCCGCCCCGTGACCTCCGAGCACCTGCTCGGCCATACGGCCGGCTTCGACGAGATCAACCCAGGCCGCAAGGCAGCCCGCCCCCAGGACGTTCTTCCCCTCTCGCAGTTCCTGCGAGAACGACTGGTGCCGCGTTTTGCGCCAGGCGAGCACATCAGCTACTCCACCTACGGCATCGCCCTGGCGGGGCACCTGGTCGAGCAGGTATCCGGCGACAGGCTGTCCGCCTACATGGAGCGGGAGATATTCACGCCGCTCGAGATGCACAGGAGCAGCGTAGGCCTGGTGCCGGAAGCGCTACGCGCGGACGCGGCCGTGGGATACGCCTACGGCCCCGGCGGGTACGCCCCTGAAGAGTGGGAGCACTTTCACACGTATCCTGCCTCGGACGTGAACGCTACCGCGGCCGACATGGCGAAGTTCATGATCGCCCACCTCCAGGGCGGGCGGTATGGCCGCGGACGCATCCTCTCGGAGTCGGCCGCGGCCCGGATGCACCGCACCCACGCCCGCAACCATCCGCGGCTGCTCGGAACCGCGTACGGCTTCTTCGAGGGGCGCCTGAACGGGCACCCGGCCATCTGGCATTCCGGCAGCATGAACGGCTATGCCGCCAGCATGTGGCTGTGGCCGGAGCAGGGCACGGGCGTGTTCATCGCGGCAAACCGCGAGGTCGCCAGCCTGGAGCAGCGAGTGGTGCGCCGGGTCGCCGCGCGGATGCTGCCGCGGGTGGACGGGCTGGAGACGGAGGACACCCCCTGGACCCGGCCGCGGGTGCGCGACGACATGGGCCGGTTCGCCGGCCGCTACCGCTGGGACGCATGGTGCCATAGCTGCACCGGTGAACGGGGCTACGTCCCACGGACGCTGGAGGTCACGGTTTCCGACGACAGCACGATCGCGTTCTGGGGGGGTGAGTGGGGGCAGGTGGAACCGCTGCTGTTCCGGCTGATGAACGGGCAACTGGACTACGGTGAGATGTACGTGGCCTTCCGCGCCGATTCCGCCGGGCGGATCGTGGCGATGGATAACGGCCCCTTTCGGCACGAGCGAGTGGAGGACGCGGGCGTCGCCGCCCGCCCGAGCGGGGACGTGCAGGTGGACGAGCGGGTCCTCGCCGCCTACACAGGGAGGTACAGGCTGCCCGACGGACTCGTGGTCACCGTCACTCGGGAGGGAGGCACGCTCTTCGGTGAAGCCCCCGGGTTGAGCCGGCTGGTGCTGCGGGCGCGGACGCCCACTGTGTTCACGGCCACGGAACTGGATGCGGAACTGATCTTTTCCGCGAACGCCGGCCAGCACGCATCGCAGTTTCTGCTTCGGCGGCCCGGGCAGCCGGACGTCGTGGCACACCGCATCGAATGACCAGCCCATCCTGGCCAGCGTGCCGCTGCAGCTGCTGGCGTACCCCATCGCCGTGCTGCGCGGCACCAACGTGGACCAGCCGCGGAACCTGGCGAAGAGCGTCACCGTGGAGTAGGGGACGCACGGGGAAGCCGACCGCGATTGTTAAAGTCGGCTACTCCGAAATAGACTCGGCTACCGCGAAATAAAGTCGGCTACTCGGAAATAAACTCGGCTACTCGCGAAGACGCCGCCGCTCGGAAGAGTGGCGGCGTCTCGCACTTGTGGGGGCTAAATGCCTGGTGCGGCACTCAGGGGTGTTCTCGCCCCCGGGACGCGCGAGCCCCCCTCGCAGCTTGTACCACGCCGGCGGGCCGTGCCGCTGGCGCCACTCCCAGGCTGATCCCGGTGAGAAACCTCTGCAGGTCAGCGGCGCTTACGCCCTGAGTCTTCAGCGACGGTGGTTCCGGTGCGTGTTCATTTCTGCGTAGACCGTTGCATGGACGCATCGAATTCCCGGGCCGAAGCTGGGCGGGGGTGTTCTGTACATGTGTGTAGAAGAGGAGGGCGGTCTCATGGAATCAGCGCGGACTCGCCCGGTTCTGCGCTGTCCGTGAAATCAACTGGCGGTTGAGGTGCGGGGCTCCCGTGCCGCACTGCGCTCCTCCTCCTGTTCCCGCAACCCCTTGGTCGCCTCGGCGAACACGCCGAAGTCTGCGTCCGGCAGGGCGGCAAGTTCAGCGATGGCGGCTGCGCGTTCAGGACCGCGCAGCCGCCCGTCCAGAAGGGCGGCCAAGCGGTCAGCGTCCACGCGTGGCTTC
Encoded here:
- a CDS encoding LytTR family DNA-binding domain-containing protein; the protein is MQASTEGQRASISFAGWRPFVLVLGGWSTVGVLYLVQQALATGLSGPMVFRRLLGPYTAAVLTPAVVYLARRFPLGTGRTGRNLAIHAAAGASISVGALSIIYLLDVAVGALEPIPLSRWLASTFHEGLTNYVVIVGAAHLLDARRLSSAHAARAHQAESLREEWAARLRARFRAALRRARKRQARALAARPSPAGHLMLKLADRAIFVSPAEVRWIQADGHYVLVHTTGGQTHMVRETLRGMEGRLGPAGFVRIHRSTLVNLEQVRELRPWFAGDSLVLLRDGTELRMSRRYGERLHRVLGSA
- a CDS encoding serine hydrolase produces the protein MASAACAPGAATRPRFAPSSPTALEAALDSVIIDEMSRSHIPGAVVVVVRGGEVYLSKGYGYADLRDSVPVDPEQTIFRIGSISKVFTATALVQLADRGRLRLDEDVNAYLPGWKVPAPHGRPVTSEHLLGHTAGFDEINPGRKAARPQDVLPLSQFLRERLVPRFAPGEHISYSTYGIALAGHLVEQVSGDRLSAYMEREIFTPLEMHRSSVGLVPEALRADAAVGYAYGPGGYAPEEWEHFHTYPASDVNATAADMAKFMIAHLQGGRYGRGRILSESAAARMHRTHARNHPRLLGTAYGFFEGRLNGHPAIWHSGSMNGYAASMWLWPEQGTGVFIAANREVASLEQRVVRRVAARMLPRVDGLETEDTPWTRPRVRDDMGRFAGRYRWDAWCHSCTGERGYVPRTLEVTVSDDSTIAFWGGEWGQVEPLLFRLMNGQLDYGEMYVAFRADSAGRIVAMDNGPFRHERVEDAGVAARPSGDVQVDERVLAAYTGRYRLPDGLVVTVTREGGTLFGEAPGLSRLVLRARTPTVFTATELDAELIFSANAGQHASQFLLRRPGQPDVVAHRIE